One genomic region from Coffea eugenioides isolate CCC68of unplaced genomic scaffold, Ceug_1.0 ScVebR1_115;HRSCAF=498, whole genome shotgun sequence encodes:
- the LOC113754963 gene encoding uncharacterized protein LOC113754963 — translation MYGLEDVVPLTSNNHEAIVLEVATYNYKVNKVNIDNGSAIDVLCDKMFKELQLEEKLMLSRGTIYQRLVNKLFQDHIGCNMKVYVNDILIKSRTQGQFISDLSEIFNIL, via the exons ATGTATGGTCTTGAGGATGTAGTACCTCTCACCTCAAATAATCATGAAGCCATAGTTCTAGAAGTGGCAACTTATAATTACAAGGTAAATAAGGTAAACATAGACAATGGAAGTGCCATTGATGTGTTATGCGATAAAATGTTCAAGGAGCTGCAGTTGGAAGAAAAACTG ATGCTTTCAAGGG GTACAATATACCAGAGGCTGGTTAATAAGTTATTCCAAGATCACATAGGTTGCAACATGAAAGTTTATGTAAATGACATATTGATCAAGAGCAGGACTCAAGGTCAGTTCATCTCTGACCTCAGTGAAATTTTTAACATACTGTGA